TCGCCGACATCACCGTCCATGACGCAGATACGGTGCGCTTTCACCTCGGCGAGGACCCGAAGACCGTTGTCGCCCAGGCGGTTTCCTCCGGCCTCGGCCGGGGCGTGGAAGACAGCGTCATGTCGGTCTGGACCATGCCTTCGGGCATCATGGTGCAGAGCCATGAAAGCTTCACCCACCCCTATGCCGGTTCCGGCATCGAGATTCACGGCACGGAGGGTTCGCTTTTTGCCCAGGGCGTCATGACCCAGCGACCGACCGGCACAATCACGATGACCGACAGGGACGGCACGCTCCAGCTCAACTACGATCGCCATGACCTCTACGGCTACGGCCTGAAGGCCTTCAGCCAGGCCATTGCCGGCCGCGGACGGCCCGCCGCCGATGGCGTCGACGGGCTGAAATCGCTCGCGGTTGCGCTGGCCGTTGCCCGATCGGCGCGCGAAGGCCAGGCCGTCGATGTGGACTACAAAGGATATTGAGTGATGAAGAGCAAGGTCGTCAGCGCGGAAGCCGCCGTCAGCCGGATCGCAGACAATGCCGTGGTTTCGGTCTCGTCTTCCTCCGGTCTCGGTTGCCCGGACAAAGTGCTGGAAGCGCTCGGCGCGCGTTTCGAGGCAACCGGCCATCCCCGGCGGCTGACCACGCTGCACCCGATTGCCGCCGGCGACATGTACGGCATCAAGGGTATAGACCATATCGCGCGCGACGGTCTCTTGGACCGGGTGATCGCCGGCTCCTATCCGAGCGGCGCCTCATCGCTGCCGATGCCCGAAATCTGGAAGATGATCGTCGAAAACCGGGTAGCGGCCTATAACGTGCCCTCCGGCATCCTGTTCGACATGCACCGCGATGTGGCGGCAAAGCGCCCGGGCGTGCTCACCCAGGTCGGCATAGACACATTTGTTGACCCTGAACTCCAGGGCTGCGCCATGAACGAGAAGGCTGAGGCGGCCCCGATCGTCAAGCGCGTCGATTTTGCCGGAGACATCTGGCTGCATTTTGACAATTTCGCCCCGGACGTGACGATCCTCAGGGCGACCACAGCCGATGAACACGGCAACCTCACCTATGAGCATGAGGGCGCCTATCTCGGCGGCCTCGATCAGGCGATCGCCGCGCGCAACAATCGCGGCCTCGTCATCGCCCAGGTCAAGCGGGTGACGGCGGCCGGCTCTCTGCGTCCGCATGACGTGCGCGTTCCCGGCCATCTGGTGGATTGCATCGTGGTCGACCCCGACCAGTACCAGACCACCGAAACGCTCTATGACCCGGCGATTTCCGGCGAGATCATCCACCCGCTTGCCGATTTCGAGCTGGCCGAATACGGCGTCGAAAAAGTGATCGCGCGGCGCGCGGCGATGGAGCTCGCATCCGGCCAGGCCGCCAATCTCGGCTTCGGCATCTGCGCGCTGGTGCCGCGCATCCTGCTGGAGGAGGGCCATGCCGGCGACGTCACCTGGGCAATCGAGCAGGGCGCCGTCGGCGGCATGCCGCTGACCGGCTTCGCCTTCGGCTGCGCGTCGAACGCCGACGCCTTCATGCCCTCGCCCAACCAGTTCACTTACTTTCAGGGCGGCGGCTTCGATGTCACATTCCTGTCCTTCCTCGAGGTGGACCGCAAGGGCAATGTCAATGTCTCCAAGCTCGGTAAGAAGCCTTATCTGACGGCCGGCTGCGGCGGCTTCGTCGACATCACGGCCAATGCCCGCAAGATTGTCTTCGCCGGCCTTTTCGAGGCGGCGGCCGGCCTCAACCTGACGAGTGAGGGCCTGTTCGTCGAAAAGCCGGGCAAGTTTTCAAAGATGGTCGAGGCCGTGGAACACGTCACCTTCTCGGGCGAACGCGCCAGGGAGAATGGCCAGGACGTGCTCTATGTCACCGAACGCTGCGTGATGCGCATCGGCGACAACGGCCTTGTCGCCACCGAGATCATGCCGGGCATCGATCCCGAACGTGACATCATCGCCGCGTCCGGCGGACGGGTCTCCGTCGCCGAAAACGCCACCAGCATGCCGCTGTCGCTGCTGTCTGAACGGAAGATGGGGCTCAAGATATGATTGCAGGCCACGTCGCATATTCTGCCGTCACCCCGGCCTCAACAATCTCCCCCCTCAAGGGAGGAGATCGGTGGGGGGACTTCGCAAGGCTCGTAGCCAAACCGCTGTTTTCAAGGACAATGGAGCCCGCCCGATGAGCGCCATTCACCTGATCCCGCACGGACCCATCGCCGAGCTTCGACTGGATAATCCGGCGAAGCTCAATGCCTTCACGCCGGACATGCTCGACAGTCTCGAAACCCATCTTGCGGCAATCGAGTCCGATCCGGCGATCCGCTTCGTCATCCTGACAGCCGAAGGCGATCGGGCCTTTTGCGCCGGCGCCGACATCAATGCCTGGGGCGATCTGTCGCCGGGCGATTTCGCCCGCTTCTGGGTGCGCGACGGGCATCGGCGGTTCGACCGGCTGGCGCGGCTTTCGAAGCCGACGATCGCGGCCCTTTCGGCCCATACGTTCGGCGGCGGTCTCGAGCTTGCCATTGCCTGCGATATCCGGGTGATGGCGCCGAAGGCGACGATCGCGCTGCCGGAGCCCAAGGTCGGGATCGTGCCCGGCTGGTCCGGCACGCAGCGCATGACGCGGCTTCTGCCGGAACCCGTGGTCAAGGAAATGGCGCTCTTTGGCCGGCGCATCGGGGCGGAACGCGCGACCGCGCTTGGCTTTGCCGCGGAGGTTGCGGAAGACTGCCGCGCCCGCGCCTTCGAGATCGCCGAAGCCGCGCTGGAGACCTCCGCCTATTCCACCGAAATCGTCAAATACATGATCCACGCGGGCGTGGGCGAAGACCGCTCCGCCATGGTCGAAACGCTCGGCAGCGGCATGATCGCCGCCTCCTTCGACAAGGCCGAGGGCGTTTCTGCCTTTCGCGAAAAACGCAAACCGTCATTCAAGGGCTGCTAGACATGACCGACCTCACCATCATCCCCGCCGTCAACCACACGCCGGAACCGGTTTTCGTCGCCCGGCACCTGATCAACGGAAAATGGCAGGCATCCGCGAACGGCGAAACCTTTGAGCGCGCATCGCCGGCTCACGGGCAGACGGTGACGGAGGCCGCCCTTGGCGACGTCGCGGAGACGGAAGCGGCAATCGCCGCCGCCCGCACCGCCTTTGACGACGGGCGCTGGTCGCGCATTTCCGGCAAGGAGCGCGCCGGGATCCTGCTGAAGGTTGCCGCTTTCATCGAACGCGATCGCGATCGCATCGCGCTGCGCGAGACGCTGGAAAGCGGCAAGCCGATTTCCCAGGCGAAGGACGAGATCGCGGGCGCAGCCGACATCTGGCGCTTTGCCGCCTCGCTCGCCCGTACGGTTTCCGGCGACAGCCACAATTCGCTCGGCGACGACATGCTCGGCCTGGTGCTGAAGGAGCCGGTCGGGGTCGCTGCTCTGATCGCGCCGTGGAATTTTCCTTTCCTCATCGTCTCGCAGAAACTGCCCTTTGCCCTTGCCGCCGGCTGCACCGCCGTCGTCAAGCCGTCGGAACTGACGCCATCCTCGGCCGTCATTCTCGGCGAGCTTCTGATGGAGGCCGGGATTCCCGATGGCGTCGTCAACATCGTGCTCGGCTATGGCGACCCTGTCGGCACGACCATGTGCGAGAGCGAAGGCGTCGACATGGTGTCGTTCACCGGGTCCACCGCCGTCGGCAAGGCGATCGTGAGAGTGAGCGCCGGAACGCTGAAGAAGGTTTCGCTGGAACTCGGCGGCAAGAACCCGCAGGTGGTCTTCCCCGATTGCGATCTCGACGAGGCGGCCGATGCCATCGTCTTCGGCGTCTATTTCAACGCCGGCGAATGCTGCAATTCCGGCTCGCGCATCATTGTGCAGGAGGACATCGCCGAGGCGCTGACCGAAAAAGTGGTTGCGCTGTCGAAAAAGGTACCCTTCGGCGACCCGCTCGATCCGCGCACCAGGGTCGGCGCGATCATTTCGGATGCGCATTTCGACAAGATCGACAGCTATGTCGAAGGCGCCAAAGGCGACGGCGCGGCGATACCCCTTGGCGGCGGAGCGCTTGCCGTGCCGGGGTTGTCAGGCCGGTTCTACGCGCCTACAGTCGTGACGAATGTCAATTCCACCATGGCTGTCGCACGGGAGGAGGTCTTCGGACCGGTGCTTTCGGTCTTGACGTTTAGGACGATTGAGGAGGCAATCGCGCTCGCCAACAGCGCCGCCTACGGACTGTCTGCAGGGGTCTGGAGCAACGATGTCAGCACCTGCCTTGCCTTTGCCCGCCGCGTTCAGGCCGGCACCGTGTGGACCAATACCTGGATGGATGGATTTTCCGAACTGCCCTTCGGCGGCGTCAAGCAATCGGGCCTCGGCCGCGAGCTCGGCCGCTACGGGCTGGAGGAGTACCTGGAGGTGAAGACCGTGACGATGCGCATCGGACGCACGCGCGCATCCTGGGTCGACTGAGATCGCCGGCCGTCGTCAGGCGGCCTGCGGGGAGAGGAAATGACCATCATGGCCGGCAGGCCGGCCATGGGGTTTCAAAACGCAAAGAGGAGGAGACTATGCGTTTGAATTTTGCAAGAAGTGCAGCAATGCTCGCCATCGTGGCGGCGTCCGCGTCCGCGACATCGGTAAAGGCCGAGGATGTGGAGGTCCTGCACTGGTGGACGGCGGGCGGTGAAGCCGCCGCGTTGAACGTGCTCAAGGAAAATCTGCAGGAGCAGGGCATTGGCTGGCAGGACATGCCGGTTGCAGGCGGCGGCGGCGAACAGGCCATGACCGTGTTGCGCGCCCGGGTCACCGGCGGCAACCCGCCGGCCGCCGTGCAGATGCTCGGCTTCGACATCACCGACTGGGCCGCCGAAGGCGCGCTCGCCAACCTGAACGACATCGCCGCCGAAGAGAACTGGGACGAGGTCGTTCCTGCGGCGCTGCAGAAATTCTCCAAATATGACGGAGAATGGGTCGCGGCTCCCGTCAACGTCCATTCCACAAACTGGGTCTGGGCCAACAAGAAGATCCTCGACGAACTCGGCATCGAGCAGCCCGAGACCTGGGACGAGCTCGTTGCCGCGATGGACAAGGTGAAGGCCTCCGGCAAGACCGCCGTCGCCCATGGCGGCCAGGCCTGGCAGGACGCCACGATCTTTGACGCCGTGGTGATGGCGACCGGGGGTCCGGAATTCTACCAGGCCTCGATGGTCGATCTTGACCCGGACGCGCTCGGCTCCGACACGATGAAGGAGGTCTTCGACCGCATGACCGTGATCCGCGGCTATGTGGACGACAACTTCTCCGGTCGCGACTGGAACCTGGCATCGGCCATGGTCATCAATGACGAGGCCGCCTTCCAGTTCATGGGCGACTGGGCCAAGGGTGAATTCCTGAAGGCCGGCTTGACGCCGGACGAGGATTTCCTGTGCTTCCGCTTCCCCGGCACGCAGGACCAGGTGACGTTCAACTCCGACCAGTTCGCCTTCTTCCAGCAGGGCGACGAGCCGACGCCGGAACAGGCGGCGCTGGCCAAGGCGATCATGTCGCCGGAATTCCAGTCGGCCTTCAACGTCGTCAAGGGCTCGGTGCCGGCGCGCACCGACGTCTCGGACGAAGCGTTTGACGCCTGCGGCAAGAAGGGCATGGCCGATCTGGCCGCAGCCTCCGAAAGCGGCAACCTGTTCGGTTCGATGGCGCATGGTCACGCCAACCCGGCCTCCGTCAAGAACGCCATGTATGACGTGATCACCGCCCAGTTCAACGGCGAGTACGACAGCGAAACCGCGACCGAGGAACTGGTCACGGCGGTGCAGATCGCGCAGTAACGCGAGAGGCCGGGGGCGCCGGCGCGCCCTCGGCGTTCTGCTGCGATAGCTGGTCTGCCTGGGTACGCTTCCTCGTTTGCAGCGGAATTAAGTCCCGAGCCGAGCCGCTTGCGCCAACTCTTCTCTCCCGCTGGCGGGAGAGATGCCCCGAAAGGGGCAGTGAGGGTGGCGCGACGGATCAGATCGTGAGGGCGTTCGCGGGGGTAGACTCCCCCTCACTGTCGCTATCGCGACATCTCTCCCCTCCGGGGCGAGAAGACTTGGGCTTTGCGGCAACGAGCCGACAAAGCTTTCACGGGAAGAGGCCCGCCAGCGCTTGCAGGGCTAACAACAACACATCGGCGAACCCTTTAGGCTTCGCCAACCCGGAGGATAGGAATGGCTTCGTCTGCAGCAAGACGAGGGAGCGCGGGGGATTTCCTGCGTGACGCCCTGCCGAAAATCGTGCTCAGTCCGTCGCTGGCGATGGTGCTGATCTTCGTCTACGGCTTCATCGCCTTTACCGTCTATCTGTCGTTCACCGACAGCCGCATCCTGCCGAGCTATGATCTCGTCGGCTGGAAGAACTACATCAACCTCTTCCGGCTGAGGGCCTGGACGATCGCGGTCAAGAACGTCGTCATCTTCGGTGGGCTTTATATCACCTTTTGCTGTTTCATAGGCCTGATGCTGGCGATCTTTCTCGACCAGAAGATCCGCGCGGAGGGCTTTATCCGGTCCATCTACCTCTATCCGATGGCGCTGTCCTTCATCGTCACCGGCACGGCGTGGAAATGGTTCCTCGACCCCGGCATCGGCCTTGAGGCGGTGCTGCATTCCTGGGGCTGGACCAGCTTCCAGTTCAACTGGATCAAGTCGAACCAGATGGCGATCTACACCATCGTCATTGCCGCCGTGTGGCAGACCTCAGGCTTCGTCATGGCGATGTTCCTTGCGGGCCTTCGCGGCATCGACAACGAGGTGCTGAAGGCCGCCCAGATCGACGGCGCTTCCAACTTTTCGCTCTACCGGCGCATCGTCATTCCGCAGCTCCGCCCGGCCTTCATGTCGGCGATCGTCGTGCTCGCCCATATGGCGATCAAGTCCTATGACCTCGTGATTGCCCTGACCGGCGGCGGGCCGGGACGGGCCACCGAGCTTCCGGCAACCTTCATGTATTCCTACACATTCACCCGCAACCAGATGGGCATCGGTGCCGCTTCCGCCGTGATCATGCTGATGTCGATCGCCGCGATCATGGTGCCCTATCTGTGGTCGGAACTGAGGGAGAAGCAGCAATGAGCTCGAATGCTTCCACACAGGTCGTCTCGACCGGACGCGGCGCGCGCTTCGTCATCTACACGATCCTCCTGATCTTCTGCCTCTATTACCTGCTGCCGCTTTACGTGATGGTGGTGAACTCGCTCAAGCCGCTTCGCGAGATTCAGGCGGGCGGAATGATGAACCTGCCGGATGCCTGGACGCTCGAACCGTGGAAAAGCGCCTGGTCGACGGCGCAGATCGGCGTGCAGGCGACGGGCCTGAAACCCTATTTCATGAACTCGATCCAGATGGTGGTGCCGGCCGTCGCCATCTCCACCGTGCTCGGCGCGCTCAACGGCTATGTGCTGACCAAGTGGCAGTTTCGCGGCCACAAGATCATCTTCGGCCTTCTGCTCTTTGCCTGCTTCATCCCCTTCCAGATCGTGCTGATCCCGATGGCGCGCATTCTAGGCATCATGGGCATTGCCGGCTCCGTGCCGGGGCTGATCTTCGTGCATCTGGTCTATGGCATCGGCTTCTCGACGCTTTATTTCCGCAATTACTACGCCCAGTTCCCCGATGAACTGGTGCGCGCGGCTCAGATCGACGGGGCGGGATTCTTCACGATCTTCCGCCGCATCATGCTGCCCTCATCCGGGCCGATCGCGGTGGTCTGCGTCATCTGGCAGTTCACCAATATCTGGAACGACTTCCTGTTCGGGGCGTCCTTCTCCGACTTCAACAGCCAGCCGATGACGGTGGCGCTCAACAATCTCGTCCAGTCCTCCACCGGCGTGAAGGAATACAATGTCCACTTCGCCGGCGCGATCATGGCGGCATTGCCGACGCTTCTCGTCTACATCGTCGCCGGTCGCTACTTCGTGCGCGGCCTGATGGCCGGCAGCGTGAAAGGGTAAAAGCATGGGTTTTCTCAAGATTGATCACGTCACCAAGAGTTTTGGCGCGTTAACGGTGCTGCACGAGACGAATATCGCCGTGGAAGAAGGCGAGTTCCTGGTGCTCGTCGGCCCGTCCGGCTGCGGCAAGTCCACGCTTCTCAACATGATTGCCGGGCTGGAGCCGACCTCCAGCGGCGATATCTCCATCAACGGCCGGTCAATGAACGGCGTCAGGCCCGCAGACCGCAACATCGCCATGGTGTTCCAGTCCTATGCACTCTATCCGAACATGAATGTCGGCGAGAACATTTCCTTCGGGCTGGAAATGCACGGGGTGCCCAAGGCCGAGCGCGACAAGGCGATCGATCAGGTTGCCGACCTCCTGCAGATCAAGCACCTCCTGAAGCGCAAGCCCGGCCAGCTTTCCGGCGGGCAACGCCAGCGCGTCGCCATGGGCCGCGCCCTTGTGCGCAATCCGGACGTGTTTCTGTTCGACGAGCCGCTGTCGAACCTCGATGCAAAACTCCGCGTCGAC
This window of the Martelella lutilitoris genome carries:
- a CDS encoding aldehyde dehydrogenase family protein, translating into MTDLTIIPAVNHTPEPVFVARHLINGKWQASANGETFERASPAHGQTVTEAALGDVAETEAAIAAARTAFDDGRWSRISGKERAGILLKVAAFIERDRDRIALRETLESGKPISQAKDEIAGAADIWRFAASLARTVSGDSHNSLGDDMLGLVLKEPVGVAALIAPWNFPFLIVSQKLPFALAAGCTAVVKPSELTPSSAVILGELLMEAGIPDGVVNIVLGYGDPVGTTMCESEGVDMVSFTGSTAVGKAIVRVSAGTLKKVSLELGGKNPQVVFPDCDLDEAADAIVFGVYFNAGECCNSGSRIIVQEDIAEALTEKVVALSKKVPFGDPLDPRTRVGAIISDAHFDKIDSYVEGAKGDGAAIPLGGGALAVPGLSGRFYAPTVVTNVNSTMAVAREEVFGPVLSVLTFRTIEEAIALANSAAYGLSAGVWSNDVSTCLAFARRVQAGTVWTNTWMDGFSELPFGGVKQSGLGRELGRYGLEEYLEVKTVTMRIGRTRASWVD
- a CDS encoding carbohydrate ABC transporter permease, with amino-acid sequence MSSNASTQVVSTGRGARFVIYTILLIFCLYYLLPLYVMVVNSLKPLREIQAGGMMNLPDAWTLEPWKSAWSTAQIGVQATGLKPYFMNSIQMVVPAVAISTVLGALNGYVLTKWQFRGHKIIFGLLLFACFIPFQIVLIPMARILGIMGIAGSVPGLIFVHLVYGIGFSTLYFRNYYAQFPDELVRAAQIDGAGFFTIFRRIMLPSSGPIAVVCVIWQFTNIWNDFLFGASFSDFNSQPMTVALNNLVQSSTGVKEYNVHFAGAIMAALPTLLVYIVAGRYFVRGLMAGSVKG
- a CDS encoding acyl CoA:acetate/3-ketoacid CoA transferase → MKSKVVSAEAAVSRIADNAVVSVSSSSGLGCPDKVLEALGARFEATGHPRRLTTLHPIAAGDMYGIKGIDHIARDGLLDRVIAGSYPSGASSLPMPEIWKMIVENRVAAYNVPSGILFDMHRDVAAKRPGVLTQVGIDTFVDPELQGCAMNEKAEAAPIVKRVDFAGDIWLHFDNFAPDVTILRATTADEHGNLTYEHEGAYLGGLDQAIAARNNRGLVIAQVKRVTAAGSLRPHDVRVPGHLVDCIVVDPDQYQTTETLYDPAISGEIIHPLADFELAEYGVEKVIARRAAMELASGQAANLGFGICALVPRILLEEGHAGDVTWAIEQGAVGGMPLTGFAFGCASNADAFMPSPNQFTYFQGGGFDVTFLSFLEVDRKGNVNVSKLGKKPYLTAGCGGFVDITANARKIVFAGLFEAAAGLNLTSEGLFVEKPGKFSKMVEAVEHVTFSGERARENGQDVLYVTERCVMRIGDNGLVATEIMPGIDPERDIIAASGGRVSVAENATSMPLSLLSERKMGLKI
- a CDS encoding enoyl-CoA hydratase/isomerase family protein codes for the protein MSAIHLIPHGPIAELRLDNPAKLNAFTPDMLDSLETHLAAIESDPAIRFVILTAEGDRAFCAGADINAWGDLSPGDFARFWVRDGHRRFDRLARLSKPTIAALSAHTFGGGLELAIACDIRVMAPKATIALPEPKVGIVPGWSGTQRMTRLLPEPVVKEMALFGRRIGAERATALGFAAEVAEDCRARAFEIAEAALETSAYSTEIVKYMIHAGVGEDRSAMVETLGSGMIAASFDKAEGVSAFREKRKPSFKGC
- a CDS encoding carbohydrate ABC transporter permease; its protein translation is MASSAARRGSAGDFLRDALPKIVLSPSLAMVLIFVYGFIAFTVYLSFTDSRILPSYDLVGWKNYINLFRLRAWTIAVKNVVIFGGLYITFCCFIGLMLAIFLDQKIRAEGFIRSIYLYPMALSFIVTGTAWKWFLDPGIGLEAVLHSWGWTSFQFNWIKSNQMAIYTIVIAAVWQTSGFVMAMFLAGLRGIDNEVLKAAQIDGASNFSLYRRIVIPQLRPAFMSAIVVLAHMAIKSYDLVIALTGGGPGRATELPATFMYSYTFTRNQMGIGAASAVIMLMSIAAIMVPYLWSELREKQQ
- a CDS encoding ABC transporter substrate-binding protein codes for the protein MRLNFARSAAMLAIVAASASATSVKAEDVEVLHWWTAGGEAAALNVLKENLQEQGIGWQDMPVAGGGGEQAMTVLRARVTGGNPPAAVQMLGFDITDWAAEGALANLNDIAAEENWDEVVPAALQKFSKYDGEWVAAPVNVHSTNWVWANKKILDELGIEQPETWDELVAAMDKVKASGKTAVAHGGQAWQDATIFDAVVMATGGPEFYQASMVDLDPDALGSDTMKEVFDRMTVIRGYVDDNFSGRDWNLASAMVINDEAAFQFMGDWAKGEFLKAGLTPDEDFLCFRFPGTQDQVTFNSDQFAFFQQGDEPTPEQAALAKAIMSPEFQSAFNVVKGSVPARTDVSDEAFDACGKKGMADLAAASESGNLFGSMAHGHANPASVKNAMYDVITAQFNGEYDSETATEELVTAVQIAQ